A stretch of the Mycobacteroides immunogenum genome encodes the following:
- a CDS encoding DUF3817 domain-containing protein has translation MTENEATPDAPVVTTPVEKIRGALWRYRILAWTTGVWLIALCWEMWLKYVEQVAHPPSWIGIVHGWIYFVYLIFTTDLAVKVRWPWLRTIGTLLAGTIPLLGFIVEHYRTKQVKEQFGI, from the coding sequence GTGACCGAGAACGAAGCCACGCCCGACGCTCCGGTAGTCACCACTCCGGTAGAGAAGATCCGCGGCGCGCTGTGGCGCTACCGCATTCTGGCGTGGACCACCGGCGTTTGGCTTATCGCACTCTGCTGGGAGATGTGGCTCAAATATGTTGAACAGGTTGCGCATCCGCCGAGCTGGATCGGCATCGTGCACGGGTGGATCTACTTCGTGTATCTGATTTTCACCACCGACCTGGCCGTAAAGGTCCGGTGGCCCTGGCTGCGCACCATCGGCACGCTGCTGGCGGGCACCATCCCGCTGCTCGGCTTCATCGTCGAGCACTACCGCACCAAGCAGGTCAAGGAGCAGTTCGGCATCTAG
- a CDS encoding DUF3375 domain-containing protein, with the protein MNDLTVDELFAHNDDVQKSRAVRLLAAKNLAPYITLMERHLDRSAKVSEPQLVAKLDRDLAAVGLGEQSGLALIKSWASDGWLHRASDGAGPDAENVCSLTEDARSALAFVRRLRRADTVATGGSIAGIAAGLKRVATQLDGDPARLRADIEAQIAELQTQLHAIDDGYRPEPDIVDLEDETRAIAYQMEQVITDIVRYGSMQNEITAGLIDAAEDSDSGFRDRARRMFADYDALFDSRERASYAAFTRTIQDPDQRAALRGDIACVAEGLPDLDPGLREVMRNFFKLVSQQIAEVSRIEQRCAQRIRRFFAAGTTEQARGRARQLNDALAAGHALLKVSTADSPIGAELPIGRSAAAAIGALSFTIKDTAPPVLAQDAPSGPLDLSGFSALATQVDMAALAETVNSAVASGPVSLPDMISHVDAPYLGDVIVLWSLALKQDNTADRESVNVKFRSLDGQDRVMEVPQLMFREPVLATLDEEGATL; encoded by the coding sequence ATGAATGATCTGACAGTTGACGAGCTGTTCGCGCACAACGATGACGTGCAGAAATCCCGTGCGGTACGGCTGTTGGCCGCAAAGAATCTGGCGCCGTACATCACGCTTATGGAACGCCATTTGGATCGCAGCGCCAAGGTCTCCGAGCCGCAGCTGGTGGCCAAGCTGGACCGGGATCTGGCCGCGGTCGGCCTGGGGGAGCAGTCGGGATTGGCCCTCATCAAGAGCTGGGCGAGCGACGGATGGCTGCACCGCGCGTCCGACGGCGCCGGCCCCGACGCCGAGAACGTCTGCTCCCTGACCGAGGACGCGCGCAGCGCGCTGGCATTTGTCCGACGCCTGCGCCGCGCCGACACCGTGGCCACTGGCGGGTCGATCGCCGGTATCGCCGCCGGCTTGAAGCGGGTCGCCACGCAGCTCGATGGTGACCCGGCCCGTCTGCGCGCCGATATCGAAGCCCAGATCGCCGAGCTGCAGACCCAGCTGCACGCCATCGACGACGGCTACCGTCCCGAACCGGACATCGTCGACCTGGAGGACGAGACCCGCGCCATCGCCTACCAGATGGAGCAGGTGATCACCGACATCGTGCGTTACGGCAGCATGCAGAACGAGATCACCGCCGGGCTCATCGACGCCGCCGAGGATTCCGATTCCGGTTTCCGCGACCGCGCCCGCCGAATGTTCGCCGACTACGACGCACTCTTCGACTCTCGGGAACGCGCCTCGTATGCGGCATTCACGCGGACCATCCAAGATCCGGATCAGCGAGCTGCGCTACGGGGCGATATCGCTTGTGTCGCAGAGGGGTTGCCCGACCTTGACCCCGGTCTGCGGGAAGTCATGAGGAATTTCTTCAAGCTGGTTTCCCAACAGATCGCGGAGGTCTCTCGCATCGAACAGCGCTGTGCGCAGCGCATTCGGAGGTTCTTCGCCGCCGGCACCACGGAGCAGGCGCGTGGCCGCGCACGCCAGCTCAACGACGCACTCGCGGCAGGTCATGCGCTGCTCAAGGTATCCACGGCGGACTCGCCGATCGGGGCGGAACTGCCGATCGGGCGCTCGGCGGCGGCCGCCATCGGCGCCCTCTCGTTCACCATCAAGGACACCGCGCCACCGGTGCTCGCACAGGACGCGCCGTCGGGGCCGCTCGATCTGAGCGGTTTCTCGGCATTGGCCACCCAGGTGGACATGGCAGCACTGGCCGAGACGGTCAACAGCGCTGTTGCCAGTGGCCCGGTTTCCCTGCCGGACATGATCTCTCATGTCGACGCGCCGTATCTCGGTGATGTGATCGTGTTGTGGTCGCTGGCGCTCAAGCAGGACAACACGGCCGATCGTGAGTCGGTCAATGTGAAGTTCCGGTCCCTCGACGGACAGGACCGGGTGATGGAGGTGCCTCAGTTGATGTTCCGTGAACCGGTGCTGGCCACCCTTGACGAGGAGGGGGCGACGCTGTGA
- a CDS encoding NADP-dependent oxidoreductase, whose product MNMTHIVVATTYGGPDALALQDITTPSPAEGQVLIDVKAAGVNPIDWKLYSGAFGTDPDKLPMRLGLEISGTVAAVGPGVVGLNPGDDVIAAGSIGGYATQVITAADDVFKKPASLSFNEAAGFLLTGQTAVHLLEATNVTEGDTVLIHGAAGGVGLLATQLAKARGATVIATASAARHDQLRGYGAIPVEYGPGLQERVSAIGPVDAALDLVGTDEAADVSLALVADKDRIATIAGFARAASDGFKALGGGPGADPGTEIRRAARPELIRLAGNGELEVTVDRTYPLTEARQAHEYGQTGHARGKIILLP is encoded by the coding sequence ATGAACATGACGCACATAGTGGTAGCGACAACATATGGCGGTCCGGACGCGCTCGCGCTGCAGGACATCACGACGCCGAGTCCCGCCGAGGGGCAGGTCCTCATCGACGTCAAGGCCGCCGGGGTCAATCCGATCGATTGGAAGCTGTACTCGGGTGCCTTCGGTACCGACCCTGACAAACTTCCCATGCGCCTGGGACTTGAGATTTCCGGGACAGTCGCGGCGGTCGGTCCGGGCGTCGTGGGACTTAATCCGGGCGACGACGTCATCGCGGCGGGGTCGATCGGCGGGTACGCAACTCAGGTCATCACCGCCGCAGACGACGTTTTCAAGAAGCCCGCAAGTTTGTCCTTCAACGAGGCCGCCGGGTTCTTGCTGACCGGGCAGACCGCGGTCCACCTTCTGGAAGCCACCAACGTCACCGAGGGCGATACCGTCCTCATCCACGGCGCGGCCGGGGGTGTGGGGCTGCTCGCCACCCAGCTCGCGAAGGCCCGCGGCGCCACGGTGATCGCGACCGCCAGCGCGGCACGCCACGATCAGTTGCGCGGCTACGGTGCCATCCCGGTGGAATACGGTCCAGGTCTACAGGAACGGGTGAGCGCAATTGGACCCGTGGACGCCGCGCTCGATCTCGTCGGCACCGACGAGGCCGCTGACGTCTCGCTGGCCCTCGTCGCCGACAAAGACCGCATCGCCACCATTGCCGGATTCGCCCGCGCCGCAAGCGATGGCTTCAAGGCACTCGGTGGCGGCCCCGGCGCCGATCCGGGTACCGAAATCCGGCGCGCCGCCCGCCCCGAATTGATCCGTCTGGCAGGAAATGGCGAGCTGGAGGTCACCGTCGACCGTACCTACCCGTTGACCGAAGCGCGCCAGGCCCACGAATACGGCCAGACCGGTCACGCCCGCGGAAAGATCATCCTGCTGCCGTAG
- a CDS encoding DUF4194 domain-containing protein: MTTTPLGNINFDDLPGVEPDASAPRTAKGPRFDGDTSELPDKACWALQNLVARRYLSKDGQPELWASMIEHRKVLASRLSELDLRLRVFDDLEVAYAEPAPLENPSAYGARVLRREPLGTYASIVALHLAKIARTAHDEHVLVSRDDIHELFANVTHDVDRDEAMLRDRVDEAIKRLSKAEILQRTRDDEHSYTISPVINALMSAQMIEALQRQYEQLQRGGGAPEDGTDAADSTDEEDGETDDDE, encoded by the coding sequence GTGACGACAACGCCGTTGGGGAATATCAACTTTGACGACCTGCCGGGTGTCGAACCCGACGCCTCCGCGCCGAGAACGGCCAAGGGGCCGCGGTTCGACGGCGACACCAGCGAGCTGCCCGACAAGGCGTGCTGGGCACTGCAGAACTTGGTGGCCCGGCGCTATCTCAGCAAGGACGGCCAGCCTGAACTGTGGGCCTCGATGATCGAGCACCGCAAGGTGCTGGCCTCGCGCCTTTCGGAATTGGATCTGCGGCTGCGGGTGTTCGACGATCTTGAGGTCGCCTACGCCGAACCGGCACCGCTGGAGAACCCCAGCGCCTACGGCGCCCGGGTGTTGCGACGGGAACCCCTGGGCACCTACGCATCGATCGTGGCGCTGCACTTGGCCAAGATCGCCCGAACCGCGCACGACGAACACGTGCTGGTGAGCCGGGACGATATTCACGAGCTTTTCGCCAACGTCACCCACGATGTCGACCGCGACGAGGCCATGCTGCGTGACCGTGTCGACGAGGCGATCAAGAGGCTGTCCAAAGCGGAGATTCTGCAACGTACCCGCGATGACGAGCACAGCTACACCATCAGTCCGGTCATCAACGCCCTGATGTCCGCGCAGATGATCGAGGCGCTGCAGCGTCAATACGAGCAGTTGCAGCGGGGCGGCGGCGCCCCCGAAGACGGCACCGACGCCGCAGACTCCACCGACGAAGAAGATGGCGAGACCGATGACGATGAGTGA
- a CDS encoding fatty acyl-AMP ligase — protein MVRSDGLLDIDDCLNADGNIELPPGTTLISLIERNIRNVGDTVAYRYLDFTTSEEGSRVELTWSQLGIRLKAVAAQLQRHIRRGERVAILAPQGLDYIVGFFSAIKAGAIAVPLFAPELPGHAERLDTALTDCTPTVVLTTAAARATVEDFLSGRAEAPRVLVIDEIPDGAGETFEYVHLVDDDVSHLQYTSGATRPPVGVEITHRAVGVNLTQMILSIDLLDRNTHGCSWLPLYHDMGLSMIGFPTVYGGHSTLMSPTAFIRRPQRWITALSDGCKEGRVITAAPNFAYDYTAQRGVPKDGADIDLGQVVMIIGSEPVSIDAIRNFEKAFAPFGLPSTAFKPSYGIAEATLFIANIAPDAEPSVVYLDRAQLAEGRAVSTTPDAANASIHVSCGQLARSLHGVIVDPGTADELPDSHVGEIWLQGNNVGRGYWGLPEDTERVFHARLGAPQPNGHAVKADGQGDWLRTGDMGFYLDGELYVTGRLADHLVLDGRSHYPQDIETTVADASPIVRRGYVTAFTVPSGLVVVAERASRTAKADPQEAIDAIRAAIGSEYGLEARDVQLLPAGAIPRTTSGKLARRACRRQYLDGTLGVH, from the coding sequence GTGGTTCGCAGTGACGGTTTGCTTGATATCGACGATTGTCTGAATGCCGACGGAAACATCGAGCTGCCGCCCGGCACCACGCTGATATCCCTCATCGAGCGGAACATCAGGAATGTCGGCGACACCGTCGCCTACCGGTACCTGGACTTCACCACCTCAGAAGAGGGCAGCCGCGTCGAGCTCACCTGGTCGCAGCTCGGCATCCGGCTCAAGGCCGTCGCCGCGCAACTGCAACGCCACATCAGGCGCGGCGAGCGGGTGGCCATCCTGGCGCCACAGGGTCTGGACTACATCGTCGGCTTCTTCTCGGCGATCAAGGCCGGTGCCATCGCGGTGCCGCTCTTCGCTCCCGAGCTTCCCGGACACGCCGAACGGTTGGATACCGCGCTGACGGACTGCACACCCACGGTGGTGCTGACCACCGCAGCCGCCCGGGCCACCGTCGAGGATTTTCTCAGCGGTCGGGCGGAGGCGCCGCGCGTGCTGGTTATCGACGAGATTCCCGACGGCGCGGGGGAGACGTTTGAGTACGTTCACCTGGTTGACGACGACGTCTCGCATCTGCAGTACACCTCGGGTGCCACCCGCCCGCCGGTGGGCGTGGAAATCACGCATCGGGCGGTCGGCGTGAATCTGACACAGATGATTCTGTCCATCGATCTGCTGGACCGAAACACACACGGCTGCAGTTGGTTACCGCTGTACCACGACATGGGTCTGTCGATGATCGGCTTCCCGACCGTCTACGGCGGCCACTCCACCCTGATGTCGCCGACGGCTTTCATCCGCCGCCCGCAGCGCTGGATCACGGCGCTTTCCGACGGATGCAAGGAAGGTCGGGTGATCACCGCGGCGCCGAACTTCGCCTACGACTACACCGCACAACGTGGCGTGCCCAAGGACGGTGCCGACATCGACCTGGGCCAGGTGGTGATGATCATCGGGTCCGAACCGGTCAGTATCGACGCTATCCGAAACTTCGAAAAGGCCTTCGCGCCCTTCGGTTTACCGTCGACGGCCTTCAAACCGTCCTACGGCATCGCCGAGGCGACGCTGTTCATCGCGAATATCGCCCCGGACGCCGAACCCTCGGTCGTGTACCTCGATCGTGCTCAGCTCGCCGAAGGCCGGGCGGTGTCAACCACTCCCGATGCGGCCAATGCCAGCATCCACGTTTCCTGTGGTCAGCTGGCCCGCAGTCTGCATGGCGTGATCGTCGACCCCGGCACCGCCGATGAGCTTCCGGACAGTCACGTCGGCGAAATCTGGTTGCAGGGCAACAACGTTGGTCGCGGATACTGGGGGCTCCCGGAGGACACCGAGCGGGTCTTTCATGCCCGGCTCGGCGCGCCACAACCGAACGGCCATGCCGTCAAGGCCGATGGTCAGGGCGATTGGCTGCGCACGGGTGACATGGGCTTCTACCTTGACGGCGAGTTGTATGTCACCGGCCGCCTCGCCGACCACCTCGTGCTCGACGGCAGGAGCCACTACCCGCAGGACATCGAGACCACCGTCGCCGATGCCTCGCCGATCGTCCGGCGCGGATACGTGACGGCGTTCACGGTGCCCAGCGGTCTGGTCGTCGTCGCCGAGCGCGCGTCCCGTACGGCCAAGGCCGACCCCCAAGAGGCCATCGACGCGATTCGTGCCGCGATCGGCTCCGAGTACGGCCTGGAAGCTCGCGACGTGCAGCTCTTGCCCGCGGGCGCCATCCCACGCACCACCAGCGGAAAACTGGCGCGACGGGCCTGTCGCCGCCAGTACCTGGACGGCACGCTGGGCGTCCACTGA
- the rdgB gene encoding RdgB/HAM1 family non-canonical purine NTP pyrophosphatase — MKILVASRNPKKLAELSRVLESSGISGVELVSLADVPEYEEVPETGASFEDNALIKAREGAKHTGLACVADDSGLAVDALNWMPGVLSARWSGRHGDDAANTALLLAQLTDVPDERRGAAFVSACALVTPDGEEVVVEGRWKGSIARIPAGQNGFGYDPIFLPRGGIRTAAELTAEEKDAVSHRGRALAALLPMLRNLVNLGRTAP; from the coding sequence ATGAAAATACTTGTCGCAAGCCGTAATCCGAAGAAGCTTGCGGAGTTGTCGCGAGTGCTTGAGTCATCGGGTATCTCGGGTGTCGAGTTGGTATCGCTGGCCGATGTCCCGGAATACGAAGAAGTTCCCGAAACGGGCGCGAGCTTTGAGGACAACGCGCTGATCAAGGCGCGCGAGGGGGCCAAGCACACCGGATTGGCCTGCGTCGCCGATGATTCCGGGCTGGCGGTGGATGCGCTGAACTGGATGCCCGGAGTGTTGTCGGCCCGCTGGAGTGGGCGGCATGGAGACGACGCAGCCAACACCGCGCTGCTGCTCGCCCAATTGACGGATGTGCCCGACGAGCGTCGTGGCGCGGCCTTCGTGTCCGCGTGTGCGCTGGTGACGCCGGACGGCGAAGAAGTCGTCGTGGAGGGCCGCTGGAAGGGCTCCATCGCGCGGATACCGGCGGGCCAGAACGGCTTTGGCTACGACCCGATCTTCCTGCCGCGCGGCGGTATACGTACCGCGGCGGAGTTGACTGCCGAGGAGAAGGACGCGGTCTCGCATCGCGGACGCGCACTGGCGGCGCTGCTGCCGATGCTGCGCAACCTGGTGAATCTGGGCCGGACCGCGCCCTAG
- the rph gene encoding ribonuclease PH → MSRREDGRQDDELRPVTITRGFTSHPAGSVLIEFGQTRVMCTASATEGVPRWRKGSGLGWLTAEYAMLPASTHTRSDRESVKGRVGGRTQEISRLIGRSLRACIDLSALGENTIAIDCDVLQADGGTRTAAITGAYVALADAVTYLAAHGKLADDEPLSCAIAAVSVGVVDGRVRVDLPYEEDSRAEVDMNVVATDTGTLVEVQGTGEGATFPRSTLDKLLDAAVGAAEQLFVLQKEALALPYPGVLPDAPQKKAFGS, encoded by the coding sequence GTGTCCAGACGAGAAGACGGCAGACAAGACGACGAACTGCGCCCGGTGACCATCACCCGGGGATTCACCTCTCATCCAGCGGGTTCGGTGCTCATCGAGTTCGGCCAAACGCGGGTGATGTGCACCGCCAGTGCCACCGAGGGGGTACCGCGCTGGCGCAAGGGATCTGGACTTGGCTGGCTGACAGCCGAATACGCGATGCTGCCGGCCTCCACGCACACCCGCAGCGACCGAGAATCGGTCAAGGGGCGGGTGGGCGGCCGCACGCAGGAGATCAGCCGTCTGATCGGGCGCTCGCTGCGGGCGTGTATCGACTTGTCGGCTTTGGGCGAGAACACCATTGCCATCGATTGTGATGTGTTGCAGGCCGACGGTGGTACCCGCACCGCCGCCATCACCGGCGCGTACGTGGCGCTCGCGGATGCGGTGACGTATCTGGCGGCACACGGCAAGCTGGCAGATGACGAACCGCTGTCGTGTGCGATCGCCGCCGTGAGTGTCGGCGTGGTGGATGGCCGGGTGCGTGTCGACCTTCCGTACGAAGAGGATTCGCGTGCCGAGGTGGACATGAACGTGGTGGCCACCGATACCGGCACCCTGGTGGAGGTGCAGGGTACCGGCGAGGGCGCCACCTTCCCCCGATCTACCCTGGACAAATTGCTCGACGCCGCGGTAGGCGCCGCCGAGCAGCTGTTCGTGTTACAGAAGGAAGCGCTCGCGTTGCCCTACCCGGGAGTGCTACCCGACGCGCCGCAGAAAAAGGCATTCGGTTCGTAG
- a CDS encoding cyclic nucleotide-degrading phosphodiesterase — protein MRVTVLGCSGSVTGPDSPASGYLLTAPDAPPLVIDFGGGVLGSLQRFADPGSVSVLLSHLHADHCLDLPGLFVWRRYHPNPPTGKAIMYGPADTLVRVGAASAEIGGEVDDFTDIFDVFPWADGEPVQFGSLTVTPTRVAHPPESYGLRIEDTAGTVLAYSGDTGICDAVVELARDADVFLCEASWTHMPGHRPPDLHLSGTEAGQIAARAGVKELLLTHIPPWTSREDVIAEAKSAFDGPVHAVVAGENIDL, from the coding sequence GTGCGAGTCACCGTGCTCGGCTGCTCGGGCAGTGTCACCGGACCGGATTCACCGGCGTCTGGTTACCTCCTGACGGCACCGGATGCGCCACCGTTGGTCATCGACTTCGGTGGCGGTGTCTTGGGCTCTCTGCAACGTTTTGCCGACCCCGGATCCGTCTCCGTCCTGCTGTCGCATCTGCACGCCGATCACTGCTTGGACCTGCCCGGTCTGTTCGTGTGGCGCCGGTATCACCCGAATCCGCCCACAGGCAAGGCGATCATGTACGGGCCTGCCGACACTCTGGTCCGGGTGGGGGCCGCGTCCGCCGAGATCGGGGGTGAGGTCGACGACTTCACCGACATCTTCGACGTCTTCCCGTGGGCCGATGGTGAGCCCGTGCAGTTCGGGTCGCTGACCGTGACACCGACGAGGGTGGCGCACCCGCCCGAGTCGTACGGGCTGCGCATCGAGGACACCGCGGGCACCGTGTTGGCCTACAGCGGCGACACCGGCATCTGCGACGCCGTGGTCGAGCTGGCGCGCGATGCCGATGTGTTCTTATGCGAGGCGTCGTGGACGCACATGCCGGGGCACCGCCCGCCGGACCTGCATCTGTCGGGGACCGAGGCGGGCCAGATCGCGGCTCGCGCGGGCGTGAAGGAACTGCTGCTGACCCATATCCCGCCGTGGACCTCACGTGAGGATGTCATCGCGGAGGCCAAGTCGGCATTTGACGGACCGGTGCACGCCGTGGTCGCCGGGGAGAACATCGACCTGTAG
- the murI gene encoding glutamate racemase, producing the protein MSDAPIGIFDSGVGGLTVARAIIDQLPDEDIVYVGDTGNGPYGPLTIPEIRGHALAIGDDLVGRGVKALVIACNTASAACLRDARERYAPVPVIEVVLPAVRRAVHTTHNNKIGVIGTEATIASGAYQDAFAAARDTEITAVACPRFVDFVERGITSGRQVLQLAEGYLEPLQRAQVDTVVLGCTHYPLLSGLIQLAMGEDVTLVSSAEETAKDLLRVLTERDLLRPHPEHSSTASPNRIFEATGDPDAFRALAARFLGPAVTAVQTRASSVPGYTEITHSS; encoded by the coding sequence GTGAGCGACGCACCCATCGGGATTTTCGATTCGGGGGTCGGCGGATTGACGGTGGCGCGCGCCATCATTGATCAGCTGCCCGATGAGGACATCGTCTATGTCGGCGATACCGGCAACGGGCCGTACGGCCCACTGACCATTCCGGAAATTCGCGGGCACGCGCTGGCCATCGGTGACGATCTCGTCGGACGCGGGGTGAAAGCTCTGGTGATCGCCTGCAATACGGCCTCGGCGGCCTGCCTGCGTGATGCCCGGGAACGGTACGCGCCGGTGCCCGTCATCGAGGTGGTGCTGCCCGCGGTCCGGCGGGCGGTGCACACCACGCACAACAACAAGATCGGCGTCATCGGTACCGAGGCGACCATCGCGTCGGGCGCCTACCAGGACGCGTTCGCGGCCGCGCGCGACACCGAGATCACCGCGGTGGCGTGTCCGCGTTTTGTCGATTTCGTCGAGCGTGGCATCACCAGTGGGCGGCAGGTTCTTCAGTTGGCTGAGGGCTATCTGGAGCCGCTACAGCGGGCACAGGTGGACACCGTGGTGCTGGGTTGCACCCACTATCCGTTGCTGTCCGGGCTGATCCAATTGGCCATGGGTGAGGACGTCACGTTGGTGTCCAGTGCCGAGGAAACCGCTAAGGACCTGCTGCGGGTGTTGACGGAGAGAGATCTGCTGCGGCCACACCCGGAGCATTCCAGCACCGCGTCTCCGAACCGTATCTTCGAAGCAACCGGTGATCCGGACGCGTTCCGTGCGCTGGCGGCCCGATTCCTCGGCCCCGCTGTGACAGCAGTGCAAACTCGGGCTAGCAGTGTTCCGGGTTACACCGAAATTACGCACTCCAGTTAG